A genome region from Oncorhynchus masou masou isolate Uvic2021 chromosome 14, UVic_Omas_1.1, whole genome shotgun sequence includes the following:
- the LOC135554345 gene encoding ras-related protein Rap-2a-like → MSLEVKEKTEVRLVFLGAAGVGKTALISRFLQDTFEPKHRRTVEELHSKEFDIGGAKVTIHIMDTSGSYSFPAMRKLCIQNSDAFALVYAINDPDSLEAVKSLRDEILAVKEDKFTPIVVVGNKTDRHGERTVSSEDVLSTVELDWNNSFLETSAKENNNVLEVFRELLQQANLPSRLSPALRRRRETFPKDGNKRPPMNKTNSCLIS, encoded by the coding sequence ATGTCTCTAGAAGTGAAGGAGAAGACGGAGGTGCGTCTGGTGTTCCTGGGGGCGGCTGGCGTGGGAAAGACGGCCCTGATCAGCCGCTTCCTCCAGGACACTTTCGAACCCAAGCACCGGCGCACCGTGGAGGAACTGCACAGCAAGGAGTTTGACATCGGAGGGGCCAAGGTCACCATCCACATCATGGACACCAGCGGCAGCTACTCCTTCCCAGCCATGAGGAAGCTCTGCATTCAGAACAGCGACGCGTTCGCCCTTGTGTACGCCATCAATGACCCTGACTCCCTGGAGGCTGTCAAGAGCCTGCGAGACGAGATCCTGGCGGTCAAAGAAGACAAGTTCACACCCATCGTGGTGGTCGGCAACAAGACGGACCGGCATGGCGAGAGGACGGTGTCCAGCGAAGACGTGCTGTCCACTGTGGAGCTGGACTGGAACAACAGCTTCTTGGAGACATCTGCCAAGGAGAACAACAACGTACTGGAGGTGTTCAGGGAGCTGCTGCAACAAGCCAACCTGCCCAGCCGGCTGAGCCCCGCACTGAGACGACGCAGGGAGACCTTCCCCAAAGACGGCAACAAACGGCCCCCCATGAACAAGACCAACAGCTGCCTCATTTCCTAA